A single Plasmodium yoelii strain 17X genome assembly, chromosome: 10 DNA region contains:
- a CDS encoding PIR protein, producing MSSKVCGVISVIDNNIVFDHNSQKYTFNGKLINNYCPNNCNNDDEKVSSAFIALVTLLNGIDDKENIGNDKLAEYAILWLSYILNQKTQNGTTKLNDFYTNHIKNNSQYDQYITTDSGNKINKDVIEKKQDLMNMEIKDIYNFYDVFKSLCNMYSEINETNYQCNKCLKNAGEFFEKFEKINNVYGTTEGSYYLELLSSLSTEYDKFKEKYHSLGCNNSSPPVACPRSSVTKNTLITIAIIFFAASILLGVSYKYSLFGFRKRPQKQHLRKKLKK from the exons atgtctTCTAAAgtg tGTGGTGTAATTAGTGTGATCGATAATAATATTGTCTTCGATCACAATTCTCAAAAATATACGTTTAATGGTAAATTAATCAATAACTATTGTCCTAATAACTGTAATAATGACGACGAAAAAGTTAGTTCTGCTTTTATAGCATTGGTAACTTTACTTAATGGTATTGATGATAAGGAAAATATAGGGAATGATAAGCTTGCTGAATATgctattttatggttaagttatatactaaatcaaaaaacacaaaatggAACCACCAAATTAAacgatttttatactaatcatataaaaaataatagtcaATATGATCAGTATATAACTACTGATAGTGGTAATAAGATTAATAAGGatgttatagaaaaaaaacaagatTTGATGAATATGgaaattaaagatatatataatttttatgatgtaTTTAAATCACTATGTAACATGTATAGTGAAATTAATGAAACAAACTACCAATGCAAtaaatgtttaaaaaatgctggagaattttttgaaaaatttgaaaaaattaataatgttTATGGTACTACTGAAGGAAGTTATTATTTAGAACTATTGTCTAGTTTATCAACTGAGtatgataaatttaaagaGAAATATCATAGTCTTGGATGTAATAATTCCTCACCACCTGTAGCTTGTCCACGAAGTTCggtaacaaaaaatacattaattacaattgcaattatattttttgcagcatcaattttattgggagtttcttataag tattcgttatttggatttcggaaacgacctcaaaaacaacatttaagaaaaaagctaaaaaaataa
- a CDS encoding fam-b protein, producing the protein MRVNILKYVLFSIVICSFEYSKNELYFVNERDIYLERNITNFRNNRILADVDNQFDLNEFYQSTLSLASQLSDCIEGNKEIAHLQSIIDLHIKKHKESNTSLDLKNVDSKTKQLINELRKELEEVKKQIANKMNGELAIHPIHDKKIVKKDENSFVSECKDFKQLENNGNNENISNDRNMKSKLIKKYRREATKLILSCLAVIAVAFSVSVGGLYLMILYIPTIFSIYFFLWRVNKYSNKLKI; encoded by the exons atgagagttaatattttaaaatacgTTCTTTTTTCAATTGTTATTTGTTCTTTTGAATATTccaaaaat GAACTATACTTTGTAAACGAGAGAGACATATACCTTGAAAGgaatataacaaattttagGAATAATAGGATATTAGCAGATGTAGATAACCAATTTGatttaaatgaattttatcAATCAACTTTGAGTCTTGCAAGTCAACTTAGTGATTGTATTGAAGGTAACAAAGAAATAGCACACCTTCAAAGTATTATAGATTTACATATAAAGAAGCATAAAGAAAGTAACACATCacttgatttaaaaaatgtagataGTAAGACAAAACAATTAATTAATGAACTTCGAAAAGAATTAGAAGAAGTAAAAAAACAGATTGCTAATAAAATGAATGGTGAATTAGCAATACATCCGAtacatgataaaaaaatagtaaaaaaagatgaaaatagtTTTGTATCAGAATGTAAAGACTTTAAACAATTGgaaaataatggaaataatgaaaatatatcaaatgaTCGTAATATGAAATCAAAAttgattaaaaaatatagaagaGAAGCAACCAAACTCATTTTGTCATGTTTGGCAGTTATAGCAGTTGCTTTTTCGGTATCAGTAGGAGGGCTGTACTTaatgatactatatataccgactattttttccatatattttttcctttggagagttaataaatattccaataaattaaaaatataa
- a CDS encoding PIR protein, with the protein MDDTLCGKFDFLRMYLPDELGDTATLNFDEYENFMQYCPEKDSGKNECNNNLDKITAGFLWLLTECYSALKTKSHDENSVNTFFIYIISWFSYKLNQNKGYNATTINDFFAKYVKNSNKYKKFVSAAYTIGDLEKFMNERNDLLDINIEDLYKFYDASKLLCSMYINAEKHTKDSTVPNEAKNFVINYKDLNEGYNIEGTARRKILPFLLTDYNNLINKCKSFTSLPDITTKFSAQMSGVTSNSSIGNKLFTVLSIFGAVAFFLGISYKYSLFGFRKRAQKQYLREKIKNIKKRMNQ; encoded by the exons ATGGATGATACTCTA TGTGGAAAGTTTGATTTTTTGAGGATGTATTTACCTGATGAATTAGGCGATACTGCAACACTCAATTTTGATGAATATGAGAATTTTATGCAATACTGCCCTGAGAAAGATTCAGGAAAAAATGAATGCAATAATAATCTCGATAAAATTACGGCTGGATTTTTATGGTTACTTACAGAATGTTATTCtgcattaaaaacaaaaagtcatgatgaaaatagtgttaatacattttttatatatattatatcatGGTTTAGTTACAAATTAAATCAAAACAAAGGGTACAATGCCACCACAATAAACGATTTTTTTgctaaatatgtaaaaaatagtaataaatacaaaaaatttgTAAGTGCTGCCTATACAATTGGAGATCTTGAGAAATTCATGAATGAACGAAATGATTTGCTGGATATTAATATTGAAGATctgtataaattttatgatgcatccAAATTATTATGTAGTATGTATATTAATGCTGAAAAACATACAAAAGATAGCACAGTGCCAAATGAGGCGAAAAATTTtgttataaattataaagacCTCAACGAAGGCTATAATATTGAAGGTACAGCACGAAGAAAAATATTGCCTTTTTTATTaactgattataataatttaataaataaatgtaaaagtTTTACATCCCTTCCAGATATAACAACAAAATTTTCTGCGCAAATGTCTGGAGTTACATCAAATTCGTCGataggaaataaattattcacAGTTTTATCAATATTTGGTGCagtagcattttttttaggaatttcttataag tattcgttatttggatttcggaaacgagctcaaaaacaatatttaagagaaaaaataaaaaacataaagaagagaatgaatcaataa
- a CDS encoding PIR protein, with amino-acid sequence MASKVCESINTIDEYFAGDLNNSGKDDSGKYLNMYCPDGNCSSDELKIISGFIMLLNMIGEEDIDSDKLVEYPILWLSYKLNQKKENGTTRLDNFHTGNIKGNDCYNTHIAADSGSGSNKIYMGVIDTKIESMNIDIKDISNFYDAFKSLCNMYSEIGAEGYQCKKCLENAGEFFEKCEKVKNAFDINKGSSYLQLWSSLSNDYNIFKQEYITSCDNASSVVACPRSSVTKNILITIGIIFVAASILLGVSYKYSLFGFRKRSQKQHLREMLKK; translated from the exons atggctTCTAAAgtg tGTGAATCAATTAATACGATCGATGAATATTTTGCTGGAGATCTGAACAACTCGGGAAAAGATGATTCTGGGAAGtatttaaatatgtattGCCCTGATGGTAATTGTAGTAGTGATGAACTAAAGATTATCTCTGGTTTTATAATGTTACTAAATATGATTGGTGAGGAAGATATAGATAGTGATAAACTTGTTGAATACCctattttatggttaagttataaactaaatcaaaaaaaagaaaatggaaCGACTAGATTAGACAATTTTCATACTGGAAATATAAAAGGAAATGATTGTTATAATACGCATATAGCTGCTGATAGTGGTAGCGGTAGTAATAAGATTTATATGGGTGTTATAGATACAAAAATAGAATCGATGaatattgatattaaagatatatctaatttttatgatgcatttaaatcattatgtaacatgtataGTGAAATTGGTGCAGAAGGCTACCAATGTAAGAAATGTTTAGAAAATGCTGgagaattttttgaaaaatgtgaaaaagttaaaaatgcttttgatattaataaaggaaGTTCTTATTTACAACTATGGTCtagtttatcaaatgattataatatttttaaacagGAATATATAACTAGTTGTGATAATGCCTCATCAGTTGTAGCTTGTCCACGAAGTTcagtaacaaaaaatatactaattACAATTggaattatatttgttgcagcatcaattttattgggagtttcttataag tattcgttatttggatttcggaaacgatctcaaaaacaacatttaagagaaatgctaaaaaaataa
- a CDS encoding PIR protein: MVKNCTTFDTLRRFFPDELNSGEYNFKASPSKKYCPNETCNNDIDKVNGYCLWLFNQLYNDKIDFSNNANYHMNIITYIFGWLSYKLNQKTQNGITKLSEFYNKYMENFNVYKKPIDGVTEYNNYIELINKNKELMDIDINVMSKFYDAFNNLCKMYNELSMTTNNKGEEYLKYVENFAKNYNDLIDENFNDTKDNLFKQVLYVALNDYNYIKSTLSEDSIRNRIPELPKEKKTQIPLSSNGGQLDEASTEMTESSSETEVSSSKIKVSGSETDVLILKPEVSESETILSSSLVKNKLIIVLPILVAIPIFLGISYKYSLFGFRKRAQKQYLREKIKK, encoded by the exons atggtaaaaaat TGTACTACGTTTGATACTTTGAGGAGATTTTTCCCTGATGAATTGAATTCTGgagaatataattttaaagcTTCACCATCCAAGAAATATTGCCCTAATGAAACCTGCAATAACGATATCGATAAAGTCAATGGTTATTGCTTATGGTTATTTAATCaattatataatgataaaatagaTTTTTCGAATAATGCAAATTACCATATGAATATTATTACGTATATTTTTGGgtggttaagttataagttaaatcaaaaaacacaaaatggAATCACTAAATTAAGCGAGTTTTATAATAAGTATATGGAAAATTTCAATGTGTATAAAAAACCCATAGATGGTGTTAcggaatataataattatattgagcttataaataaaaataaggaaTTGATGGATATTGATATTAATGttatgtctaaattttatgatgcatttaataatttgtgtaaaatgtataatgAGCTTTCAATGACGACGAATAATAAAGGCGaggaatatttaaaatatgttgAGAATTTTgctaaaaattataatgatcttattgatgaaaattttaatgatacaaaagataatttatttaaacaaGTATTGTATGTTGCATTAAAcgattataattatataaaaagtaCATTATCTGAAGATTCTATAAGGAATAGAATTCCAGAACTTccaaaggaaaaaaaaacacaaataCCTTTAAGTTCTAATGGAGGACAACTGGATGAAGCATCAACTGAAATGACAGAATCAAGTTCTGAAACTGAAGTATCAAGTTCGAAAATTAAAGTATCAGGATCTGAAACTGatgtattaattttgaaaCCTGAAGTATCAGAATCCGAAACTATACTATCGAGTTCATTggtaaaaaacaaattaattatagTTTTACCTATATTAGTTGCAATACCAatttttttgggaatttcttataag tattcgttatttggatttcggaaacgagctcaaaaacaatatttaagagaaaaaataaaaaaataa
- a CDS encoding PIR protein: MDKKLCQHFNSVRTYFSDELTDDGNYNFLSDGQQFKKYCRNNSCDNNLEKINSACLQLFDAFFGNHNSFKDNAKNNIDVVYYIIIWLSHMLSLKQDNGINKLNDFYIDHIETNTHYKNKIYGVSAYNYYKDIIDRKKDLLNMNNNIISNFYKAFKSLCEMYSVFDGRTSNCKKISSKDANKFVEKYKELNGDSNNTDNSPYRKILSTLLDDYNNLKNKCNDAQDSNFSTFPEISTPQIATKGPEQRSEQNSNVTSSNSSIVSKLIPVLSIFGAISIFLGISYKHSLFGFRKRSQKHLREKLKK; the protein is encoded by the exons ATGGATAAGAAattg tgtcaACACTTCAATTCTGTACGGACTTATTTTTCCGATGAATTGACAGATGATGGAaactataattttttatctgATGGTCAACAGTTTAAAAAGTATTGTAGAAATAATAGTTGTGATAATAATctagaaaaaattaattctgCATGTTTACAATTGTTTGATGCATTCTTTGGAAATCATAATTCGTTTAAAGATAatgcaaaaaataacatCGATGTTGTTtattacattattatatggttAAGTCATATGTTAAGCCTAAAACAAGATAACGGAAtcaataaattaaatgaCTTCTATATTGATCATATAGAAACAAATACGcactataaaaataaaatatatggtgTTAGTgcttataattattataaggATATTATTGATAGAAAAAAGGATTTGTtgaatatgaataataatattatatctaatttttataaagcatttaaatcattatgtgaAATGTATTCTGTGTTTGATGGAAGGACGTCAAATTGCAAAAAAATATCTTCGAAAGATGCTAATaaatttgttgaaaaatataaagaacttAATGGAGATTCTAATAATACTGATAACAGTccatatagaaaaatattgtctacattattagatgattataataatttaaaaaataaatgtaatgaTGCTCAAGATAGCAATTTTTCAACCTTTCCAGAGATAAGCACACCACAAATTGCTACAAAAGGTCCTGAACAAAGATCTGAACAAAATTCTAATGTTACATCATCAAATTCGTCGATAGTAAGTAAATTAAttccagttttatcgatatttggtgcaatatcaatttttttggggatttcttataag cattcattatttggatttcggaaacgatctcaaaaacatttaagagaaaagctaaaaaaataa